CATGTACCATCCGTGGAATAAGACAACAATACCCAACCCTCAAGGTCCTAACTTCATGGATAAATATAGTTGGGATGCAGAACCAAGGTTAGTTTGGAAAGACGGAACAATGTGGGCTTACGAAACTGGACCGTGGCCAAGGCTTCATGCAGTAGCTCATTACCATCCAAATAGTCCAATAGTCAAGAACGGTAAAATAAGTATAACATTACCTACAATAAGTGAAATTCCGGCTTGGTTACCGTCAGGCTCTGCTGCAGAGTGGACTGTAGAATGGGAGCCACCGGATTATTCTACTACATTAAGCAGAATATTAGGAAGGGCCGTAGATATGGCTGCTGCAATATTTACTGCATGGGATAACTTAGAATACGGATTACAACTGTTCATGAAGAATCAAACAAGTCCAAAGACTTCAAGGTCATGGAAACAACCATCATTCTCAGTAGGAGTCGGACAATACGAAGTTCCAAGAGGAACATCAAGACATTGGATCGTAAATAAGGATTATTCGATAGCCAATTACCAATATCAAGCTCCAACAACGGCTAACGTAAGTCCGAGAGATAATAACTGTAATGGACCTTGGTGCATAAATGGGCAAGCTATAGGTCCATTTGAAATGTCAGTTATAAATACGAAGATCATGGAAGAAGTTCCGCCAGACCAATGGGTTGGATACGATTTCTTAAGGGCGATAAGAAGTTTCGATCCATGCCTAGTATGTGCCGCACACTTCGAAATTAAAGGAAAAGTAAATAGAAGCATAGAGCATATAATAACTCCGGTGTGCAACTCTTGACATGCGTCAAGATAAGCCTTAAAGAGATACCTAAAAATTCAATGGTAGAATTTTATTTTCCAGCCCAAAAGCCTTGGGAAAGGAAGCCCGTTCTTTTAGTTAATTATAACGGAGAAATTTATGCACTTGAAGCTTTCTGCACTCACAACGGCTTATCTCTTGAGGACGGATTTCTGACTGATGATGGAAGAATAGTCTGCTCTTGGCACGGTTCAGTATTTGACGTTAAAACTGGAAAGGTGCTTGATGGACCTGCAAAAAGAGATCTAAAGAAATATAACGTTAAAATTGAGGGAGATGAGGTGATCGTCAGTGAGTGAAGTAACCGCCTCTGGATTTACTGGAATATTTACTGTTAGATCCTTTTCAGACCCTGATTTGTATGCGTTTGCAGGCAGATTAGCAGGCCTAGGATATGAAGTTGCTCAAATAAAGCTAAGTGGTTCTACCGGATATGTTTACATTCCCCTAGACGATAGCGGAGCTTTTGCTAGGAAGAACCTCGGAGAAATATTTTACCAACCAAGAGCGTTTACTGTAATATCAAACGATTTAGGTAATTTTCAACTAGCCGCAGGAGAGATGATGAGGGCTTTAAAGGAAAGCGGTTCTCTGAGCATAGATTACGCTGAGTTGTCGGTAAGTTATGAAAGAGTTCTCAACTTACCTTCAATATCTTCTGATGGCTGGGATTTGAGGGGATTTACAGTATCAAGAAATCCATTAAATTCCAAGAATTACGAACAAATTTCAATATCCAAAATTAATGACGAGCTATCTAGATATCTTATTACAATTTATAATAGAGGGGAATATGAGATTATAGTTAAGATAATATCAATGCTAAAGTCCAAAATGGATGAAATAGCAGATTTTATGACTAAATATATAAAAAATTTTTTAACTTCAGAAGGAGAAATTAAAGGTGAAAATCATGGACTTACCAAAACAGATTGAATTACTTTTCAGGGAGAACACTCCATTAGCTTCGAAACTGGCTGATGAAATTGCAAAACTTGCTCCTAAAGTTACCGAAAAGACAGGATTAGATAAGATTAAAATAATGAACTTCTGCGGTTCCCATGAGTGGACCACAACACATTACGGCTTAAGAGCATTAATGCCAAAAGAAGTGGAGCTAATTCCTGGACCAGGATGTCCGGTGTGCGTTACACCTTCAAGCGATATTGAGAATGTAATAAAATTAGCAATGGACGGATATAGAGTATATACCTTTGGTGACGTATTTAAATTACCCACTGTTAATCATTATAAGAAAGATCAAATAGGCAGCTTAGCTGCTGCTAAGGCTGAGGGTGCTGACGTAAGGATAGTTTACAGTTTTGCCGACGCAATAGAAGATGCAAAGAGAGACAACAAGCCTTCAGTGTTCTTTGGAGTAGGATTCGAAACTACAATTCCAAGTTATGCAGTACTTTTTGCAAAAGAGAAAGTCCCTAAGAATTTACTATTTTACTCTGCAACAAAACTAACTGCTCCCGCTGCAGAATACGCTGTGAAAATACACAAGGCAAGCAAAAGAACTCCGGTCTCTGGCGTGATTGGTCCAGGTCACGTTTCAACTATTATAGGAGCAATAAGTTGGGACTTCTTCCCTAAAGAGTACAAAATCCCTGCAGTAGTAACAGGTTTTGAGCCTATAGATGTACTTACCGGAGTTTTGACTATATTAAAGGATCTGTATACTGGAGACATAACCTACACTAATCTAGAGTATAAGAGAGTTGTAAAGCCTGAAGGTAACGTTTATGCACAGGAGGAAATAAGGGAGGTATTTAATGTAGTTGATGCTATATGGAGGGGAATAGGGATAATACCTAAAAGCGGGATGGACTTCAACGAGAAGTTCTCAAATTACAACGCAAGATTACAATTAGGACTGGAGGAAAAACCATGGGACTATGACCTTCCGCCCGGTTGTAAGTGCAATGAAGTTACTTTAGGGACGGCGTATCCTAACGAATGTCCTCTATTTATGAAGGCATGTACTCCAGCAAGACCTTGGGGACCTTGCATGGTTTCAATGGAAGGCGCATGTGCAGTGTGGGCTAGGTTTGGTTCGTCTCAAAGAGTTCTAGAGGCATTAAAGGAGGTGAAATGAGATGTGTTGGGCAGTTCCTGCTAAAGTTATTGGTGTGGATTCAGACGTTATTGCTACTGTAGATTTAGGCGGTAATACCTTGAAGAAAGTAGCAGTAGGCGTAGATAACCTAAACAAAGGAGATTACGTAATGGTTCATGCGGGTGTAATAATAGCGAAGCTAAGTAAAGAAGAGGTTATAGAGAACATAAAATTCATAGCAGATCAGATTAGAGAAACTGCTGAACTGGAGGGAGAAAACCCTGATGAGGCTGTTAAGTCATTTATGGAATCCGTCTCTGGAATATTAAAAGACTTAGAGAGTGAAAAATAATGGACAGAATTTTACTCTCTCACGGTAACGGAGGTAAAGATACAGAGATCATTTTACAGAAATTCATATTCTCTAAATTGCCAGAAAATTTAAAAAAGACTGATGGAGGGTTGGGCTTAAACTATTTAGATGATGGAGCTATAATCAATTTTGATAACGGAAATAAGATAGTGGTTTCTACAGATTCTCACACTATATATCCCTATTTTTTCCCGGGAGGGAGTATAGGCAAGTTAGCAGTTTCCGGAACTATTAATGACGTAGTAATGATGGGAGGAAGACCGATAGCAATGCTAGATTCAATAGTAGTAGCTGAGGGCTTTCCTTTGGATGATTTGGATAAAATAACAAATGACATGATTTCTATATTAAAGGAATATAACATAGCGTTAGTAAGTGGAGATTTCAAAGTTATTCCTTCAGACTCTATGAAAGGTATAGTTATAAACACAGTAGGAATAGGAGTAAGTAAGAATCCTATTATAGATAAGATTCGAGAAGGAGATTCCGTAATAGTCACGGGTCCTATAGGTGTTCACGGCTCTGTAGTCGCAGCATTACAGTATGGTATTGATACTAAGCTTGAAAGCGACGTTAAACCTTTAATAAAACTACTTGAGATATTTGATAAGTTTTCAGAAGATGTTCATGCGGCTAGAGATCCTACAAGAGGAGGACTGGCAGCTACTCTAAACGAATGGGCTCAATTATCTGGAAAGATGATAGTAGTAGAGGAGAAGGATATACCAATTCCTGAGGAAGTTAAATCGATAACTGAGATTACAGGATTAGATCCTTTAGTTTTAGCCAATGAAGGAATAGCAGTGCTTTCAGTTTCTCCAGATAGAGCAGAAGAAGTTACCGAGGAATTAAAGAAAATAGGTTTCGAACCAAGGATAATAGGCAAAGTTATTGAACCTAAGAATAAGGATAATAGAGGATTAGTTATCGTAAGAACTGAAGTAGGGGGTTCTAAAATTCTCGAAATGCCCTCAGGAGATATAGTACCTAGGATATGCTGAGGTGATAAAATATGAGTTCGATTTTAGATATATTATTGGAAATACTTGCAATTAAAGATGTAATAAAAACTGAGGTTCAACGGCCTTTAAAGCAGGAATTATTGAGACCATTATACGAAATAAAGACTACTAATGAAGATGTTAATTTGGACGAATTATTGAAAAGTTATGGAGCCAAAGACGTACTAGATCTAGTTAGTAAGATAAGAAAAAGTATGGTGAAATAGTGAAAATCGTAATAGGTTTTATCCCTTTTTTCTCTACTCCTGACGGTCAAGTAGTTGAAGAAGTTTACAACTTGTGGAAAGACAAGGATAGCGTCCTAGATTTGGAAACAGATCCTATAGATGCAGGAGAACAAGTTAAAAGATTAGGAGCAGATAAAGTTTTGTTAGTGGGGAGTAGCCGTTATGCTTCTGAAGGCATTTCAGAAAAGGAGTTTGTTTTGGAGACTAATGATCCTTGGGAAATGATGGAACTTATAAGACCAGGACTTGATGGAAGATACTACGTTGAAGACGTAGCTTACGGAATTTTAATCTTTGGAGGTTACAAGAAAGTTTATGCAATATACTATAGAGGAGATTACTCTAAAGAGAGGGTTAAAGAATTAAATAGGAAAGTTGAGGAAAAAGTGGAATGGCTGTCAAAATCATAGGCATGGGAAACAGACTTTACGGAGATGATGCAATAGGATCTTTAACTGCAGAATGCATGAATGCCTTAGATGCAGAGGCTAACGGCTTTCAAGCTCTAACTTTCATAGAAAAAGATGACGTAGTTATATTTATTGATGCAATGGTTATGGATGAGGAATACAACTTATTTAAAGTAAATTTAGAAAATGTGGATTTTGTAGAGATATCTGACCCTCATAGACTTTCTCCAATCCAAGTAGTTTCTTTAGCTAGGAAATCGGGTAATATGCCAAAAGAAGCTTACGTCTTAGCTATTAAGCCTGAAAAGTTAGATTGGCCTGGGATCTCAGATAAGGCTATAGAGAGAGTTAAGGAATTACTAACTAAATATAAGGGATTTTTGGAAAAATATGGCGTTACTGTAAATGTAGAGAAGGTAATTGAATGCTTAAAGGAAAGGAGCGATAAACCGTGGTGATTTTGAGTTAACAAGATAATTCAGCTAAACTATTTACAGAAGGAGCTATCTTGAAGATTTCCTGCTTCTCAGAGGACTCTTTTCTCAATACTGTCAAATTCCCATAATTCATTTTCATACAATACACAGTTTCATATTTAGCGCTTTCCCTTTCTAAAAATCAAATACGCTGTAAATAAAGTTAGAGCTAATAGAATTAATATCTTATAAACTAGATTATTGAGTTTCTCTTCACTGTTATGAGTAATAATAATTTCTTGATGAGTGCTTGAGTTATAAGGATCTGTAGAGTAGTGAGTAGCCTTATAACAGCTTAAGTTTTCCTTTCCAGTTGTCAGCTTTGCGTAATATTTGCAGAAATTTACCGTGATGTTTTCAGCTTTTTCTGCAGTATCTTCGCCAAACGTAAAATAGTTCGGAAAAGTAACGTAAAAACTCTTGTTAAGGTAAAGTAACCAAAGAGAAGCATTCAACTTAGAGAAACTGGTAATCTCTCCGTTACCACCTCCTCCAAAGACAAGCTCTGCATCGTAGTAACTTCCCACCGGAGTGTAATGTCTACCGCAGACTGTTAGGTAGGCAAAACTAAAATTGCCGTGGATTAATACTTCATCATATACAATTTCCTTATAGCATGATGAACTGCCGTTTCTAGTAAGTATAACGGTAAAACTAATCAATACACCGCATTTTTCTAAGCTAATGTTAGATGCTAAATACCCGCACAAAGGTAAGCGGTAATTAAGCTCAGGCTGACAGTAGTAATTTCCGTAATAATATTCTGTTTGATTACTTTGATTTACAATTGTTACATAACCGTTAGAGGAAGTAATTGTGCAATTTGAGAGCTTAGCGTTTAAGCACGTGATATTCAGAATGTCGTCAGCAAGTTTTATCTCATGTTTTGACGTTAGGAATTCTAAGACATTCTGTAACCAATAAACTTGCTTACCAGACCTTAAAACAACATTGAGCTGTAATGATGCAGCGCAAGGAGGGACCAGTTTTTGTGATTTATTATATGCTAAAATACAAAAAATGGAAAACTTTCCTATGATAGAATCAGTCTTAATAAAGTAAGGTTTACTTTTAGTAGAGCAATTAACAATACCGTAACTTACTATACCTTCCGAAGATGGGTAAGAAAGCCTAAGGTAAGGATTAATGAAACAAGTGATTACCCTATAAGATAAATAAAATAATGAATTTGCGTGAACTACTATTTTTAAGAAAACGTTCCTAGGTTTTTTAAAATATATATGCGCAAAAACTAAGGTAGTGTTTTTATCTGTATAAATAATTTTATTGCATTGCAGAATTTCAAAAGTAACTGTAGTATTAGATATTAGGAACGAATGCAGTCCTTCAGGAGTTTCTAAGTTAGGGATCGGTATTAAAATGGATCTATTAGATGAAAGTAAGAAGGAAGAACATAAAGCTTTCTTTCTGCACTTTAATTTATGAACGTAATAATGGAAAGAGGCATCATTACCTTTAATTATTACCTTATATTCTCCCAGAGTTAATAATATTCCAGAAGTTAAATTATTTTTAGAGTATCCAGTGTAAACTACTTGTTGATAAAAGCTATTTTCTTCTTTCATAATCGTCACGTTAGCTTCTCCTTTTACAGTGAAAATAAATGCAGAAGGGGAAGTAACGTTTATCATGTAGGTATTGCACTGAGAGGATAGAGTAAGAGAATTCATGACTTCAAGAAGAATTATCAAAGCCAATAGTGATTTTGTAATCAACATCTTGCTAATTATTATTTTCTCTTTATTTTAATCTTATCGTAGGAAGAAGCTTTGGGCTTAACTGGAAGTGCTCTAGTCCATACTTCTTCAGAAGCTTCAAAGCGCTCTTTGAGATTGAAGGAGAAACTATTCCTCCCCTGACTCTGTTCCCGCTCCAACTCAAATAATCTACATACCTCTTTAACTGGGAAACAGCCTCTAACCCTGCTTGAGCTCTCTTAAATTCTAAAACTAGGTATCCAGAGGAGGTTACACCGAGAAGGTCTATTTTCCCAAAGGGGGTCTGATATTCCCTCTCTAGAGGTATGAAATCCTTTAAAATCAACTCTGGATTCCTAATAACTTCCTCAACCATTTCACTCTCACTCCCAAAGAGGTGAAATTCTCCCTCATCAACTTCAGCTAAGGATAAATAATAAACTACGGGCATTGCAATCTCTAAAACTTCCTTGGGTCTCCTCCTTTCAACGAAAATTCTCAGCTCATCACCTATTTCTACGTGAACGTCTGAGCTTGAAGGTTGCCAATTTACGGGTTTGAGTTTCCTATTACTGTGGACTAAAACGCTACCATCGGGCTTAAAAGTTATCAACCTAGAACTGTAAGTAGCTATCGAAGAAGCCCTTCCAGAATAAAGGATTTTACAAAGTCCGAAGACGGTAATTACATACTTGTCTCTCTCATTCTCAAGAACTTCCTTGACTGCTGAAAACTCTGGTAAGTCAAAAAATTTGTACTTATCCATCAAGATGGTAATACCTTAGAAATATTTTAATTTTTCTAAACAGAGCTTCTATCATGGATTTCCTAAACGAAATTCACAGTTTTAGATATAAGTTAGCAATGAGCCTTAAGGTTTCCTCCTTCACTCTGGGAGAATTTACTTACGTTTCCACCTCAGACC
This genomic interval from Acidianus sp. HS-5 contains the following:
- a CDS encoding Rieske (2Fe-2S) protein; translated protein: MTCVKISLKEIPKNSMVEFYFPAQKPWERKPVLLVNYNGEIYALEAFCTHNGLSLEDGFLTDDGRIVCSWHGSVFDVKTGKVLDGPAKRDLKKYNVKIEGDEVIVSE
- the hypD gene encoding hydrogenase formation protein HypD — its product is MDLPKQIELLFRENTPLASKLADEIAKLAPKVTEKTGLDKIKIMNFCGSHEWTTTHYGLRALMPKEVELIPGPGCPVCVTPSSDIENVIKLAMDGYRVYTFGDVFKLPTVNHYKKDQIGSLAAAKAEGADVRIVYSFADAIEDAKRDNKPSVFFGVGFETTIPSYAVLFAKEKVPKNLLFYSATKLTAPAAEYAVKIHKASKRTPVSGVIGPGHVSTIIGAISWDFFPKEYKIPAVVTGFEPIDVLTGVLTILKDLYTGDITYTNLEYKRVVKPEGNVYAQEEIREVFNVVDAIWRGIGIIPKSGMDFNEKFSNYNARLQLGLEEKPWDYDLPPGCKCNEVTLGTAYPNECPLFMKACTPARPWGPCMVSMEGACAVWARFGSSQRVLEALKEVK
- a CDS encoding HypC/HybG/HupF family hydrogenase formation chaperone, producing MCWAVPAKVIGVDSDVIATVDLGGNTLKKVAVGVDNLNKGDYVMVHAGVIIAKLSKEEVIENIKFIADQIRETAELEGENPDEAVKSFMESVSGILKDLESEK
- the hypE gene encoding hydrogenase expression/formation protein HypE — translated: MDRILLSHGNGGKDTEIILQKFIFSKLPENLKKTDGGLGLNYLDDGAIINFDNGNKIVVSTDSHTIYPYFFPGGSIGKLAVSGTINDVVMMGGRPIAMLDSIVVAEGFPLDDLDKITNDMISILKEYNIALVSGDFKVIPSDSMKGIVINTVGIGVSKNPIIDKIREGDSVIVTGPIGVHGSVVAALQYGIDTKLESDVKPLIKLLEIFDKFSEDVHAARDPTRGGLAATLNEWAQLSGKMIVVEEKDIPIPEEVKSITEITGLDPLVLANEGIAVLSVSPDRAEEVTEELKKIGFEPRIIGKVIEPKNKDNRGLVIVRTEVGGSKILEMPSGDIVPRIC
- a CDS encoding hydrogenase maturation protease, with translation MAVKIIGMGNRLYGDDAIGSLTAECMNALDAEANGFQALTFIEKDDVVIFIDAMVMDEEYNLFKVNLENVDFVEISDPHRLSPIQVVSLARKSGNMPKEAYVLAIKPEKLDWPGISDKAIERVKELLTKYKGFLEKYGVTVNVEKVIECLKERSDKPW
- a CDS encoding thermopsin; the protein is MLITKSLLALIILLEVMNSLTLSSQCNTYMINVTSPSAFIFTVKGEANVTIMKEENSFYQQVVYTGYSKNNLTSGILLTLGEYKVIIKGNDASFHYYVHKLKCRKKALCSSFLLSSNRSILIPIPNLETPEGLHSFLISNTTVTFEILQCNKIIYTDKNTTLVFAHIYFKKPRNVFLKIVVHANSLFYLSYRVITCFINPYLRLSYPSSEGIVSYGIVNCSTKSKPYFIKTDSIIGKFSIFCILAYNKSQKLVPPCAASLQLNVVLRSGKQVYWLQNVLEFLTSKHEIKLADDILNITCLNAKLSNCTITSSNGYVTIVNQSNQTEYYYGNYYCQPELNYRLPLCGYLASNISLEKCGVLISFTVILTRNGSSSCYKEIVYDEVLIHGNFSFAYLTVCGRHYTPVGSYYDAELVFGGGGNGEITSFSKLNASLWLLYLNKSFYVTFPNYFTFGEDTAEKAENITVNFCKYYAKLTTGKENLSCYKATHYSTDPYNSSTHQEIIITHNSEEKLNNLVYKILILLALTLFTAYLIFRKGKR
- the nucS gene encoding endonuclease NucS, translated to MDKYKFFDLPEFSAVKEVLENERDKYVITVFGLCKILYSGRASSIATYSSRLITFKPDGSVLVHSNRKLKPVNWQPSSSDVHVEIGDELRIFVERRRPKEVLEIAMPVVYYLSLAEVDEGEFHLFGSESEMVEEVIRNPELILKDFIPLEREYQTPFGKIDLLGVTSSGYLVLEFKRAQAGLEAVSQLKRYVDYLSWSGNRVRGGIVSPSISKSALKLLKKYGLEHFQLSPKLLPTIRLK